One genomic window of Aptenodytes patagonicus chromosome 3, bAptPat1.pri.cur, whole genome shotgun sequence includes the following:
- the LOC143158939 gene encoding LOW QUALITY PROTEIN: gallinacin-12-like (The sequence of the model RefSeq protein was modified relative to this genomic sequence to represent the inferred CDS: substituted 2 bases at 2 genomic stop codons), protein MPSSMPAARRDFCKISRXALXLSSRTKAMGILWFILIFVSLSGHGDAHGPDSCNHEGGLCRVGNCISGEYLARYCFEPIILCCKSLSPTTAKS, encoded by the exons ATGCCATCCAGCATGCCAGCAGCACGCAGAGACTTCTGCAAAATCTCACGCTGAGCCCTGTGACTTTCCAGCAGGACCAAAGCAATGGGGATCCTTTGGTTCATTTTAATCTTCGTCTCCCTGAGCGGTCACG GAGATGCTCATGGACCGGACAGCTGTAACCACGAAGGGGGCTTGTGCCGGGTCGGAAACTGCATTTCTGGTGAATATCTGGCTAGGTACTGCTTTGAGCCCATCATTCTCTGTTGTAAAAGTTTGTCACCCACTACCGCAAAGAGCTGA
- the DEFB125 gene encoding beta-defensin 125 — MRILQLLFAVIVILLLQDVPARGLSDSQQCRSNHGHCRRLCFHMERWEGSCSNGRLRCCR, encoded by the exons ATGCGGATCCTCCAGCTGCTCTTTGCAGTCATTgtcattctcctcctccaggacGTTCCCG CAAGAGGCCTTTCGGACAGCCAGCAGTGCAGAAGCAACCACGGCCACTGCCGGAGACTTTGCTTCCACATGGAGCGctgggaagggagctgcagcAACGGCCGCCTGCGCTGCTGCCGATGA